The sequence TGCCGTGCTGGAGTGCGCGGGCATCCACGACGTGCTCTCCAAGAGCCTCGGCTCGTCGAACCCGATCAACATCGTGCACGCCACGGTGGCGGCGCTGAAGGGGCTCGAGTCCCCCGAGGCCGTCGCGGCCCGTCGTGGTCTGCCGGTGGAGGACGTCGCGCCGGCCGCCATGCTGGCGTCGCGGGCGGGGGTGGCGTCCTGATGGCACGCCTGAAGGTCACCCAGGTCCGGTCCGGCATCGGCACCAAGCAGAACCAGCGTGAGTCGCTGCGTTCGCTCGGTCTGAAGCGGATCAACGACGTGGTGGTCAAGGAGGACCGGCCCGAGATTCGCGGCATGATCTTCGCGGTAAACCACCTCGTGAAGGTCGAGGAGGTCGAGTAATGACGATCAAGGTTCACCACCTGCGCCCGGCCCCGGGCGCCAAGACCGCGAAGACCCGGGTGGGTCGCGGTGAGGGCTCCAAGGGCAAGACCGCCGGTCGCGGTACCAAGGGTTCCAAGGCCCGCAAGAACATCTCGGCGGCGTTCGAGGGTGGGCAGATGCCCATCCACATGCGCCTGCCGAAGATGAAGGGCTTCAAGAACAAGTTCAAGGTCGTCTTCCAGGTGGTCAACCTGGACCGGCTGGCCGAGCTCTTCCCGAACGGCGGCCAGGTCGGCCCGCAGGAGCTGGTCGAGGTCGGCGCGGTCCGCAAGGGCCAGCCGATCAAGGTCCTCGGCACCGGCGACCTCGGCGGTGTGGCCCTCCAGGTGTCGGCGCACGGTTTCAGCGCGTCGGCCAAGGAGAAGATCACCGCTGCCGGTGGCTCCGTCACCGAGCTGTAAGGCACGACCCATGGCGCCCGCTCAGTTGTCCCCAACTGGGCGGGCGCCGTGGTCTACCAGGCATGTGTGCGCCGGGTAACATCGGATTCGGTTTATGTAGCCGGGCGCATCTGCCCGGACCGGGAGCGGGCTGTTAGAGTCCCTTCCCAGCTATGGATATCGGGCACTCGCCCGGCACCCACCCCGCCCCCGCCAGGGATCACCGGCGGCCCGCCTCGCGCAGGAGGAAGAAGTTGCTGTCCGCCTTTCTCAGTGCGTTCCGTACGCCTGACCTGCGCAAGAAGCTGCTGTTCACAGTAGGCATCATCGCGGTCTACCGGCTCGGCGCCACTCTGCCCAGCCCCGGCGTCTCGTACGGCAACGTGCAGAAGTGCCTCGACACCCTCCAGGGTCAGAGCACCGGAGTGCTGAACCTGCTGGACCTCTTCTCCGGCGGCGCACTGCTGCAGCTCTCGGTCTTCGCGCTGGGCATCATGCCCTACATCACCGCGTCGATCATCCTGCAGCTGCTCACCGTGGTCATTCCGCGGCTGGAGCAGCTCCGCAAGGAGGGCCAGGCCGGCCAGGCGAAGATCACCCAGTACACCCGCTACCTGACCCTCGGCCTGGGCATCCTCCAGTCGTCGGCCTTCGTGGCGCTGGCCCGCTCCGGGCAGCTGTTCCAGAACCGCTGCGACCAGTTCCCGATCATCCCCGAGGGCACCGGCATCCCGAACTGGCTGACGCTGAGCATCCTGGTCATGACGATGACCGCCGGCACCGGCATGGTGATGTGGCTCGGTGAGCTGATCACCGACCGCGGCGTCGGCAACGGCATGTCCGTCCTCATCTTCACCTCGATCGCCGCCCGGCTCCCCAGCGAGGGCTGGAAGATCAAGACCAACGAGGGTTGGGGCAAGTTCGTCCTCGTCCTCGTCCTGGTCCTGCTGGTCATCACCGCGGTCTGCTTCATCGAGCAGGCGCAGCGCCGGATCCCGGTGCAGTACGCCAAGCGGATGATCGGCCGGCGGATGTACGGCGGCACCTCGACCTACATCCCGCTCAAGGTCAACCAGGCGGGTGTCATCCCGGTCATCTTCGCCTCCTCGCTGCTCTACCTGCCGCAGCTGGCGCTCCAGTTCTTCGACCAGACCAACCCGGGCAAGACCCAGGCCTGGATCCAGAACAACATCGTGCAGGCCGACTCGCCGCTGCACATCGTGATGTACTTCCTGCTGATCATCTTCTTCACGTACTTCTACGTGTCGATCACGTTCAACCCGACCGAGGTCGCGGACAACATGAAGAAGTACGGCGGCTTCGTGCCGGGCATCCGCCCCGGCAAGCCGACCGCCGAGTACCTCGACTTCATCCTCAGCCGGATCACCCTGCCGGGCGCGCTCTACCTGGGCATCGTCGCGATCCTGCCGAACTTCTTCTTCATCTGGCTGAACAGCCAGCAGTTCCAGA comes from Micromonospora purpureochromogenes and encodes:
- the rpmD gene encoding 50S ribosomal protein L30, with protein sequence MARLKVTQVRSGIGTKQNQRESLRSLGLKRINDVVVKEDRPEIRGMIFAVNHLVKVEEVE
- the rplO gene encoding 50S ribosomal protein L15 — encoded protein: MTIKVHHLRPAPGAKTAKTRVGRGEGSKGKTAGRGTKGSKARKNISAAFEGGQMPIHMRLPKMKGFKNKFKVVFQVVNLDRLAELFPNGGQVGPQELVEVGAVRKGQPIKVLGTGDLGGVALQVSAHGFSASAKEKITAAGGSVTEL
- the secY gene encoding preprotein translocase subunit SecY; the protein is MLSAFLSAFRTPDLRKKLLFTVGIIAVYRLGATLPSPGVSYGNVQKCLDTLQGQSTGVLNLLDLFSGGALLQLSVFALGIMPYITASIILQLLTVVIPRLEQLRKEGQAGQAKITQYTRYLTLGLGILQSSAFVALARSGQLFQNRCDQFPIIPEGTGIPNWLTLSILVMTMTAGTGMVMWLGELITDRGVGNGMSVLIFTSIAARLPSEGWKIKTNEGWGKFVLVLVLVLLVITAVCFIEQAQRRIPVQYAKRMIGRRMYGGTSTYIPLKVNQAGVIPVIFASSLLYLPQLALQFFDQTNPGKTQAWIQNNIVQADSPLHIVMYFLLIIFFTYFYVSITFNPTEVADNMKKYGGFVPGIRPGKPTAEYLDFILSRITLPGALYLGIVAILPNFFFIWLNSQQFQNFPFGGTAVLIMVGVGLETVKQIESQLMQRNYEGFLR